From a region of the Thermomicrobium roseum DSM 5159 genome:
- a CDS encoding DUF2085 domain-containing protein: protein MDHPHFAPTPTAVVRADRVEAVVNRSVAFWARHWLAGLNLLAGVFAFLPLLAPWLLAQGHTTLAYGIYFAYRFVCHQKPERSFFLFGHQMAYCQRDLAIYLGVFALGMVYAVVRRWLRPLSWRGAFLLSMPMAIDGLTQLVGLRESTWQLRVFTGVSFALATVWFVYPRLESGFAEVRAVLAARSLQIERGAEGTSCGQGAGE, encoded by the coding sequence ATGGATCATCCGCATTTTGCTCCCACGCCGACTGCCGTGGTGCGGGCCGACCGGGTCGAAGCCGTCGTGAATCGGTCGGTCGCATTCTGGGCCCGGCACTGGCTCGCTGGGCTCAACCTGCTCGCTGGTGTCTTCGCGTTCTTGCCGCTTCTCGCTCCCTGGCTCCTCGCGCAGGGGCACACGACATTGGCGTATGGTATCTATTTCGCCTACCGCTTCGTCTGTCATCAGAAACCGGAGCGGAGTTTTTTCCTCTTCGGTCACCAAATGGCGTACTGCCAGCGCGACCTGGCTATTTACCTGGGCGTTTTCGCGCTGGGAATGGTGTATGCGGTTGTCCGGCGCTGGCTCCGACCACTTTCCTGGCGGGGTGCGTTCCTGTTGTCGATGCCGATGGCGATCGATGGCCTGACGCAGCTCGTCGGTCTGCGGGAGAGTACGTGGCAGCTGCGGGTCTTCACCGGCGTCTCGTTCGCGCTGGCGACCGTCTGGTTCGTGTACCCTCGGCTCGAGAGCGGTTTCGCTGAGGTGCGGGCGGTGCTCGCTGCCCGATCACTGCAGATCGAGCGAGGAGCGGAGGGGACGAGCTGTGGCCAGGGTGCTGGCGAATAA
- the coaBC gene encoding bifunctional phosphopantothenoylcysteine decarboxylase/phosphopantothenate--cysteine ligase CoaBC gives MARVLANKRVVVGVTGGIAAYKTVELVRRLIQGGAIVDVVMTEAATAFVGSLTFQAITRRPVQVTTVGVWEGEQAGHVTLGAAADVMIIAPATADALAKLAHGLADDAVTLTALACPAPLIVAPAMDQYMYLHPATQENLERLRRRGVTVIGPHRGPLASGMVGEGRMAEPEELFGAVRAVLGRAGPLAGCRVVVTAGPTREAIDPVRFLSNHSSGKMGYALAEVARDRGAGTTLISGPTCLPAPFGVRFVAVESAAEMAAAVEEAISDADVLVMCAAVADFRPRQVSAEKIKKRTASLLLELEPTPDILASVARPGLLKVGFAAETERLLEHGHEKLVQKGIDLLVINDARRTMGAETARVTLLRRGREPEGLPDLPKEEVAERIWDAIQELLAERERVAQG, from the coding sequence GTGGCCAGGGTGCTGGCGAATAAACGAGTTGTCGTCGGAGTGACCGGCGGTATCGCCGCGTACAAGACGGTCGAACTCGTGCGTCGCCTGATCCAGGGTGGCGCCATCGTCGATGTGGTGATGACGGAAGCTGCCACCGCTTTCGTCGGCTCCTTGACTTTCCAGGCGATCACGCGTCGCCCGGTACAGGTCACGACAGTCGGCGTCTGGGAAGGGGAGCAGGCTGGACACGTCACGCTCGGTGCAGCTGCCGACGTCATGATCATCGCGCCGGCAACAGCTGATGCCCTGGCGAAGCTGGCGCATGGTCTGGCGGATGACGCAGTCACGCTCACCGCACTCGCCTGCCCAGCACCGCTCATCGTCGCGCCGGCGATGGACCAGTACATGTACCTCCATCCGGCGACTCAGGAGAACCTGGAGCGCTTGCGGAGGCGTGGCGTCACGGTGATCGGACCGCATCGTGGACCGCTCGCCTCCGGGATGGTCGGTGAGGGTCGAATGGCCGAACCCGAGGAGCTGTTCGGTGCTGTCCGGGCGGTGCTCGGTCGTGCTGGGCCCCTGGCTGGTTGCCGAGTCGTGGTGACTGCTGGTCCGACACGGGAAGCGATCGATCCTGTACGATTTTTGAGCAATCACTCGAGCGGCAAGATGGGTTATGCGTTGGCCGAGGTCGCGCGTGACCGCGGTGCAGGGACGACGTTGATCAGTGGTCCGACCTGTTTACCTGCTCCGTTCGGCGTTCGCTTCGTTGCTGTCGAGAGCGCAGCCGAGATGGCGGCAGCCGTTGAGGAGGCGATCAGCGATGCGGACGTGCTGGTGATGTGCGCTGCAGTGGCTGATTTCCGCCCCCGTCAGGTTTCTGCCGAAAAGATCAAGAAGCGCACAGCATCGCTGTTGCTGGAACTGGAGCCGACACCGGACATCCTGGCATCGGTCGCGCGTCCTGGACTCCTCAAGGTCGGGTTCGCGGCGGAGACGGAGCGACTCCTCGAGCATGGCCACGAAAAGCTCGTCCAGAAGGGGATCGATCTTCTCGTCATCAACGATGCACGGCGGACGATGGGAGCGGAGACTGCGCGTGTCACGTTGTTGCGACGTGGTCGGGAACCTGAGGGGTTACCTGATCTTCCGAAGGAGGAGGTAGCTGAACGGATCTGGGATGCGATTCAGGAGCTGCTCGCTGAACGGGAGAGGGTTGCACAAGGATGA
- a CDS encoding Vms1/Ankzf1 family peptidyl-tRNA hydrolase — MEITRREVEGLGALRSDEWPIISLYLRVDKEHITDDHYSIRLKNLLKELERAREQIGLNRAQSQAVDEDVERIRAFFRDHGDEFGQGVALFASSRAGLWRVYHVPREVGNEADLDFRPVIGRLVRVVELFEPICTCVISRDRARIFRGHLVNFQEVAVRLDEEVPGQHGQGGWSQARFARHIEDHVRQHFQRVGQVLFQLFEQDPFRFLVVAGPDEVVADFVDGLHPYLRERYVGSFNCLMEATAKEIREETKRIVTAWQEQERQRYVDLVLEEALSQDMAVVGLDRVVEVVQMQNVNSLVVDDQLSAPGRYCLRCGALQPIGSEASECVFCGGLTRMRENIVPEVYAEAYRQNANLVFLSERDLRARLEPFGGIGAILRYRIGAPATS, encoded by the coding sequence GTGGAGATAACGCGTCGTGAAGTCGAAGGCTTGGGAGCACTGCGCAGCGACGAATGGCCGATCATCAGTCTCTACTTACGAGTCGATAAAGAGCATATCACGGACGATCACTATTCGATTCGGTTGAAGAACTTGCTCAAGGAGTTGGAGCGAGCGCGGGAACAGATTGGACTGAATCGAGCACAGTCCCAAGCGGTCGACGAGGATGTCGAACGGATCCGCGCCTTCTTCCGCGATCATGGCGACGAGTTCGGTCAGGGAGTGGCCCTCTTCGCGAGTAGCCGGGCTGGCCTTTGGCGCGTCTATCATGTGCCGCGAGAGGTCGGGAATGAAGCCGATCTCGATTTTCGGCCTGTCATCGGGCGCCTGGTGCGCGTGGTCGAGTTGTTCGAGCCGATCTGTACGTGTGTGATTTCGCGAGACCGGGCAAGGATCTTCCGCGGCCATTTGGTGAACTTTCAAGAAGTCGCCGTACGACTGGACGAGGAAGTTCCCGGCCAGCATGGGCAAGGGGGCTGGTCGCAGGCGCGTTTTGCCCGCCACATCGAGGATCATGTGCGCCAGCATTTTCAGCGGGTCGGGCAAGTGCTGTTCCAACTGTTCGAGCAAGATCCGTTCCGGTTTCTCGTGGTCGCTGGTCCCGACGAGGTGGTCGCGGACTTCGTCGATGGCCTGCATCCGTACTTGCGCGAGCGCTATGTCGGATCCTTCAACTGTTTGATGGAGGCGACAGCCAAGGAGATCCGCGAGGAGACCAAGCGCATCGTGACGGCGTGGCAGGAGCAGGAGCGGCAACGCTATGTCGACTTGGTGCTGGAGGAGGCACTCAGTCAAGACATGGCGGTGGTCGGGCTCGATCGCGTCGTCGAAGTGGTACAGATGCAGAATGTCAACAGTCTCGTCGTCGATGACCAGCTGAGTGCGCCGGGGCGATACTGCCTGCGCTGCGGTGCCCTGCAACCGATCGGCAGTGAGGCGAGCGAGTGCGTGTTCTGTGGTGGCCTGACGCGCATGCGCGAGAATATCGTGCCGGAAGTCTACGCCGAGGCTTATCGACAGAACGCGAATCTCGTCTTCCTGAGTGAGCGGGATTTACGCGCTCGACTCGAGCCGTTCGGCGGCATCGGGGCGATCCTACGGTATCGAATCGGGGCGCCGGCGACCTCATGA
- a CDS encoding diacylglycerol/lipid kinase family protein → MKAFPTLALIVNSGAGRVRPSSVARVREELARRFRVTVHVGSSPDEVARLARQAAREAEVVVAFGGDGTASRVAAGVVGSDAVFSALPGGSTNHVARLLGFPADPVRAARLLAGPARFRFLDVGRVDAERILLFLGGTGIDGTIVRDAPPSAKRFFAWRTYLVPGLRHLLDGPWPFTVEVDGIQHVVRARSVLLANGSFLVHPYFRLGPAIDPSDGLLDVLILHPPHLVGWLELFAWTALGRLWRSRYVASYRGRRVVVRAATPVPAEIDGDSWIGITELAVTVEPRALRALVPAFVRGVGE, encoded by the coding sequence ATGAAGGCGTTTCCGACGCTCGCGCTCATCGTCAACAGCGGCGCTGGGCGTGTGCGCCCCTCGAGCGTGGCGCGCGTCCGGGAGGAACTGGCCAGGCGCTTTCGGGTCACGGTCCATGTCGGCTCTTCACCGGATGAGGTGGCGAGACTGGCGCGCCAGGCGGCTCGCGAGGCCGAAGTGGTCGTGGCGTTCGGTGGGGACGGTACAGCGAGCCGCGTCGCTGCGGGCGTCGTCGGCAGCGATGCGGTCTTTAGTGCACTGCCCGGAGGCTCGACCAATCACGTTGCGCGTTTGCTCGGTTTCCCGGCTGATCCGGTGCGGGCGGCGCGCCTACTCGCCGGCCCAGCGCGCTTCCGCTTTCTCGACGTTGGTCGCGTGGATGCTGAGCGAATCCTCCTTTTCCTCGGCGGAACGGGTATCGATGGGACGATTGTCCGCGATGCGCCTCCCTCCGCCAAGCGTTTCTTCGCGTGGCGAACCTATCTCGTGCCGGGACTTCGCCATCTGCTGGACGGCCCATGGCCTTTTACGGTCGAGGTCGATGGGATCCAGCACGTGGTGCGTGCGCGCAGCGTGCTTTTGGCGAATGGCTCGTTTCTCGTTCATCCCTATTTCCGTCTCGGACCCGCGATCGATCCCAGCGATGGATTGCTGGACGTGCTGATCTTGCACCCTCCACATCTCGTGGGTTGGCTAGAGCTGTTCGCCTGGACCGCGCTCGGTCGCTTGTGGCGCTCGCGCTACGTCGCCTCGTATCGTGGGCGACGAGTAGTGGTGCGAGCAGCGACACCGGTCCCGGCCGAGATCGATGGGGACAGTTGGATCGGTATCACCGAGCTAGCCGTCACGGTCGAGCCCCGAGCTCTGCGCGCCCTGGTTCCCGCGTTCGTCCGCGGTGTCGGCGAGTGA
- a CDS encoding helix-turn-helix domain-containing protein, whose amino-acid sequence MSEFGELLRNARAYRGVTLLDAERATRINRRYLAALEQEAFEQLPPLTYARGIVRLYAQYLGLDPVTVLAKFEEAHGQRSMGFRVVPSVQPVREPLMHWAPNFAVIVFMLALSAIVFALVYTTYLVPRETSPTPEASSVATSAEAVMPTVTGVVSAPAATATTVPTAPPGTVPVNPAANATASPASAASTEAKPEHSPTPGTSGTPAPAGPATTEHTFEIVTMGRVWVQVTVDGRTVLAEVLNEGDRRSFRGKTMTVSSGNAPLVRIIVDGQDRGPLGQRWDATASYP is encoded by the coding sequence ATGAGTGAGTTCGGGGAATTATTGCGGAACGCACGCGCGTACCGTGGCGTGACGCTCCTCGACGCCGAGCGTGCGACCCGCATCAACCGGCGTTATCTCGCTGCGCTCGAACAGGAAGCGTTCGAGCAGCTCCCACCCCTGACCTACGCGCGTGGCATCGTCCGCCTCTACGCCCAGTACCTGGGCCTCGATCCGGTCACGGTCCTCGCCAAGTTCGAGGAAGCGCATGGTCAGCGCAGCATGGGATTCCGCGTCGTCCCCTCGGTGCAGCCCGTACGAGAACCGCTCATGCACTGGGCACCGAACTTCGCTGTGATCGTCTTCATGCTCGCTCTCTCCGCGATCGTGTTCGCACTCGTCTACACGACCTACCTCGTTCCCCGCGAGACATCGCCCACACCGGAGGCGAGCAGCGTCGCCACCAGCGCGGAAGCAGTCATGCCGACAGTGACCGGCGTGGTTTCCGCTCCGGCAGCGACTGCCACGACCGTCCCCACCGCGCCCCCAGGCACCGTACCGGTGAACCCCGCGGCGAACGCAACGGCATCTCCTGCCTCTGCGGCCTCCACCGAAGCGAAACCGGAGCATTCCCCCACGCCAGGAACATCGGGAACACCGGCGCCTGCCGGACCGGCGACAACCGAGCATACTTTCGAGATCGTGACCATGGGTCGGGTCTGGGTTCAGGTGACCGTGGATGGTCGCACGGTGCTCGCTGAAGTGCTGAATGAGGGAGACCGACGGAGTTTCCGCGGTAAGACGATGACGGTCAGCTCGGGTAATGCGCCACTCGTTCGGATCATCGTCGACGGCCAGGATCGCGGGCCGCTGGGCCAACGTTGGGACGCAACCGCCAGCTACCCGTGA
- the miaB gene encoding tRNA (N6-isopentenyl adenosine(37)-C2)-methylthiotransferase MiaB, which translates to MQLIQLQPAPASIVDAVPGVKRFHIWTIGCQMNEAESAKAAALLRQAGYVPAVREWDADIVIVNTCVVRQQAEDKALGYIGALARLKRRRPDVRIAVTGCLVTGQERRLAERFPWVDLWYGPSEFERLVSLVPELADVDIDLVELPHYYDEGQADPEVTAFVPVIYGCNFVCSYCIVPYRRGRERSRPVEQVVAEVEKLAARGVREVTLLGQTVNAYGHDLPGQPDLADLLERVHDVPGIERIRFLTSHPKYFSDKLIRAVADLPKVCEHVNLPVQSGDNEVLRRMRRHYTVEEYRERIARIRELIPDVTLSTDIIVGFPGETEEQFLNTYRLLEEIRFDKVHVAMYSPRPGTLSARWPDDVPREEKRRRHRAVEQLQERIARERNERYVGRTVEILVDGLARGRWRGRTRGNTLVFFEAPGDWRGRFVEVRVTQASPWYLLGEPVTVGAAEPAILTR; encoded by the coding sequence ATGCAGCTCATTCAGCTCCAGCCAGCGCCCGCTTCGATCGTCGACGCGGTTCCAGGGGTCAAGCGCTTCCACATCTGGACGATCGGTTGCCAGATGAACGAAGCAGAGTCAGCCAAGGCCGCAGCACTCTTGCGGCAGGCTGGATACGTTCCAGCGGTGCGAGAGTGGGACGCGGACATCGTCATCGTCAATACCTGCGTGGTGCGACAGCAGGCTGAAGACAAGGCCCTCGGGTACATCGGAGCCTTGGCACGCCTCAAGCGGCGCCGGCCGGATGTCCGGATCGCGGTTACGGGTTGTCTCGTCACCGGGCAGGAGCGCCGGCTCGCTGAGCGCTTCCCGTGGGTCGATCTTTGGTATGGACCGTCGGAGTTCGAGCGCCTCGTTTCCTTGGTGCCGGAACTTGCTGACGTTGACATCGACCTGGTGGAGTTACCGCATTACTACGACGAGGGCCAGGCTGACCCGGAAGTGACCGCCTTCGTACCGGTCATCTACGGGTGCAACTTCGTCTGCTCCTATTGCATCGTCCCGTACCGGCGTGGTCGCGAGCGCAGTCGCCCGGTCGAGCAGGTGGTGGCGGAAGTGGAAAAGCTCGCTGCACGTGGTGTGCGGGAAGTGACCTTGCTCGGGCAAACGGTCAACGCGTACGGTCATGATTTGCCTGGCCAGCCGGATCTGGCTGATCTGCTGGAGCGCGTGCACGACGTGCCGGGAATCGAGCGGATTCGTTTCCTCACCTCGCACCCCAAATACTTCAGTGACAAGCTCATTCGCGCGGTTGCGGATCTTCCGAAAGTCTGCGAGCACGTCAATTTGCCGGTGCAATCGGGCGATAACGAGGTCCTGCGCCGCATGCGGCGTCACTACACCGTGGAGGAATACCGCGAACGGATCGCGCGGATCCGCGAACTGATTCCGGACGTCACCCTCTCTACCGATATCATTGTTGGATTCCCGGGTGAGACGGAAGAGCAGTTCCTGAACACCTATCGGCTGCTCGAAGAGATCCGGTTCGACAAGGTGCATGTCGCGATGTACTCGCCACGTCCAGGAACCTTGTCAGCACGCTGGCCCGACGATGTGCCCCGCGAGGAGAAGCGGCGGCGTCACCGAGCCGTCGAGCAACTTCAGGAACGGATCGCTCGGGAACGGAACGAGCGTTATGTGGGTCGAACGGTGGAGATCCTCGTCGATGGGCTAGCGCGCGGTCGCTGGCGTGGTCGGACCCGAGGAAATACGCTCGTCTTCTTCGAGGCTCCCGGCGACTGGCGCGGGCGGTTCGTGGAGGTTCGTGTCACCCAGGCGAGCCCATGGTACCTCCTCGGGGAACCGGTCACTGTCGGGGCAGCCGAGCCGGCCATACTGACACGATAG
- a CDS encoding tetratricopeptide repeat protein → MSMLTNQGSHERRLLRRLTQAAKQAAFQGNWERAVQLNQRITELSPRDVAAWNRLGHALAELGRVADARAAYQRVLEIEPGNAIAQRNVTRLEWLVSQTSDGTIPVPVRRPAPRADVFMEEMGRTYVTDLLRPAAPAVLAQLFPGQEVFLDIRDDAVIVLDADGTRLGQLEGRLARRVARLTREGNQYRAFVIQLTGDTLRVILREVFRTPHLLDTPSFPPQPKIAPPRPYLPEAFGRGEEIIEEEEFFPEEEEAEALEVEEEELVESEEEITEEPLSAVDEEALVVEFDIDETISE, encoded by the coding sequence ATGTCGATGCTGACCAATCAGGGCAGTCATGAGCGACGATTGCTGCGCCGCCTCACACAGGCGGCCAAGCAGGCGGCCTTTCAAGGCAACTGGGAACGAGCTGTCCAGCTCAATCAACGGATCACCGAGTTGTCCCCGCGCGATGTCGCGGCCTGGAATCGTTTAGGGCATGCTTTGGCCGAACTCGGTCGCGTGGCCGATGCGCGGGCCGCTTATCAACGAGTGCTGGAGATCGAACCGGGCAATGCGATCGCCCAGCGGAACGTGACCCGATTGGAGTGGTTGGTTAGCCAGACGAGCGATGGCACGATTCCGGTGCCGGTGAGGCGACCAGCACCGCGCGCGGATGTGTTCATGGAGGAGATGGGCCGAACCTACGTCACGGACCTGCTGCGACCGGCCGCACCGGCTGTGCTGGCACAACTTTTCCCGGGGCAAGAGGTCTTTCTGGATATCCGCGACGATGCCGTTATCGTTCTCGATGCTGACGGCACTCGCCTCGGGCAACTCGAGGGGCGCTTAGCACGTCGCGTGGCCCGACTCACCCGCGAGGGAAACCAATACCGCGCGTTCGTTATTCAGCTCACTGGTGATACGTTGCGGGTGATTCTCCGGGAAGTCTTCCGTACGCCGCACTTGCTGGATACGCCGTCTTTCCCGCCCCAGCCGAAAATCGCTCCGCCGCGTCCTTACCTTCCGGAAGCTTTTGGCCGAGGAGAAGAGATCATCGAAGAAGAGGAATTCTTCCCAGAAGAGGAGGAAGCTGAGGCGCTGGAAGTCGAAGAGGAGGAGCTCGTCGAGAGCGAAGAGGAGATCACCGAAGAGCCGCTCAGTGCGGTCGACGAGGAGGCGCTCGTCGTGGAGTTCGACATCGACGAGACGATCAGCGAGTGA
- a CDS encoding SAM hydrolase/SAM-dependent halogenase family protein has protein sequence MLTTWRPSGIVTFTSDYGVRDSYVAQVKGVILERAPTSTIIDVTHEIAAQDILEGAFQLATAWRAFPVGTIHLAVVDPGVGSERRAVSILADGHAFVLPDNGLATFVLAEAHQVAAWSLDRSEWFRQPVAPTFHGRDIFGPICGLLASGMSLAEVGTPLDPASLVKLPIQPVIASGGSVVGPIVSIDRFGNCRTLIRREQLPDESETLCIRCGQLELLGIVRTFADVAPGMPLAYFGSHGGLEIAVRDGNAAATWHLERGMLVEVRRAVK, from the coding sequence ATGCTGACCACCTGGCGGCCTTCAGGGATCGTGACGTTTACCAGTGACTATGGCGTGCGTGACAGCTATGTGGCACAGGTCAAGGGAGTGATCCTCGAACGAGCTCCCACGAGCACGATCATCGATGTCACGCACGAGATAGCAGCCCAGGACATCCTCGAGGGAGCGTTCCAACTCGCAACCGCTTGGCGTGCCTTTCCTGTCGGCACGATCCATCTGGCTGTGGTCGATCCCGGTGTGGGTAGCGAGCGACGCGCGGTCTCGATCCTGGCGGATGGTCATGCCTTCGTCCTGCCCGACAACGGACTTGCGACCTTCGTCCTCGCGGAGGCGCACCAGGTCGCTGCTTGGTCGCTCGATCGATCAGAGTGGTTCCGCCAGCCGGTTGCACCCACCTTCCATGGGCGAGACATCTTCGGCCCGATCTGTGGTCTGCTCGCCAGCGGGATGTCCCTGGCAGAAGTCGGTACGCCGCTCGACCCGGCGTCCTTGGTGAAACTCCCGATCCAGCCGGTCATCGCGAGCGGAGGAAGCGTCGTCGGTCCCATCGTGTCGATCGATCGTTTCGGGAATTGCCGCACCTTGATCCGGCGCGAGCAGCTTCCTGACGAATCGGAAACGCTCTGCATCCGCTGCGGTCAGCTGGAGTTGCTCGGTATCGTGCGCACCTTCGCCGATGTCGCCCCTGGCATGCCGCTCGCCTATTTCGGCAGCCACGGTGGCTTGGAAATCGCCGTCCGCGACGGCAATGCTGCGGCAACCTGGCACCTCGAGCGGGGCATGTTGGTCGAAGTCCGCCGCGCGGTCAAATGA